In Patescibacteria group bacterium, the genomic stretch ACCGCCGCGTCGATAAGCGGGACGTCCGGGAGCACGAGCGCCACGTACCGATACCGCAACATCCACGACAGCGGGATGTCCGGGATCGGCGGCACCTTGGCACGCAGCGCCTCCAGGCTGCCGCGCTCTCCCTGACGCAAGGCCTGCGGCGCGCACGCCGCGAACGCCGCATGCATCCGCCTGATCAACAGGTCGGACAGCTCCTTGTCGACGTACCATTCCCCGCCGCACAAGATGCCGCGCCGCTTTGGCATGAGCATCAATGGGCGTGCGACGGGCGGCGTTCGCGTCTTCGCCCGCTTGGGAGGCTTCCCGAGCGCGCTCACGACCGTCGGGCTGGCCACGGAGGGCGGGGCGACCGTCCTCCCCGGCTCCTTCTTCGTGGGCTCCGGAACGGTCGGGAGGCGGGACGCCACGGGGGGCGCGACGCGGGGGGGAAGCACCTGACTGATCATGATCGCGGGATCGGTGGGGACGTCGTCGAACCCATCGTCCAGCGACACATCGAATCCCTCATCCAGCGCCTGCATCTCAGGATCGGTTGGAACATCCTCGAATCCCTCATCCGGCTGGGACTCGGCGTGCGCGCTCACTCCCCGCGCCGTCGTCGGCTTGGGGTCGACATGGGGCGCCGAGTCAGCGGCGATGTCCGGCTCGGGCGCCGTGAAGCGGATCTGCGACGGAACGGGAGAGGGCGGCGTCTTTTCGTCAAACCCGTCCTCTTCGATCGGCTCCGTGTCCGTGACGGGTGCCGTGAAGCGGACGGGAACGGGCGGCTTCGGGACGATCGGGAACGCCGGAGGCGCCTTCGACTCCGCCTGCCGGTATCCCGCAAGAAGACGCAGGTTCTTTCGCACGTCCCTCCAGATGAGGAGGAGCAACGTCGTGTGCATGAGAGCGATGAAATACAGTGACATGCGACTCCTCGATTGTGAAGGAATGGGATACGGGGCCGCCGTATCGGGTTTTTCACGCGAAAAACATCTTAAGCTAGCCGATTTTGAGTGCCCTGTCAAGCGAAACACCTGAAAGAGGGCTGATTCTTGCCTAATTCCGGCCCTTCCGCTACACTCGCCTCACTTATTAACTCTTAGCACCGATGGGACCAGAGGCATGAAGGCCGCAGGCGAGAAGGCATGAGGGTATTTCCCTGAAGCCTTGTCCGCCTAAAGCCTGAGGCCTTCGCTCCTCCCGGAACACGCTATGTCCACGATGCAGAACGCCGCCTCCAAGTCCCCCGAGCTCGCCAAGCTCCTCGAGGAGGGGCCGTACTTGAACATTCCCGCCACCGGTGACGTGGTGAAGGGCAAGATCGTCACCGCCAGCCGCCGCGAGGTGAAGGTGGACCTTGGCGGCATCCTCACGGGCGTCGTGCGCGGGCGCGAGCTGTTCGCCGAGTCGTCCGACTACGCGAACCTCGCCGTCGGCTCCGAGGTGGAGGCCACGGTGATCGACCTCGAGAACGAGAACGGCGAGATCGAGCTTTCCTTCCGCTTCGCCGGCCAGAAGAAGGCGTGGGAGGAGCTGAAGCGCCTGTTCACGACCGGCGAGCCGGTGGAAGGCCGCATCCTCGAGGCCAACAAGGGCGGATTGCTCGTGAAGGTGGGCCACGTGACCGGCTTCCTGCCCGTCTCCCAGCTCTCCCCGGAGCACTACCCGCGCGTGTCCGGCGGCGACAAGAACAAGATCCTCGAGAAGCTCAAGACCTACGTGGGCAACGGGCTCGACGTGAAGGTGATCGACGTGAACGAGGCCGACGAGAAGCTGATCGTCTCCGAGAAGGCCGTGTGGGAGGAGAAGCAGAAGAACGTGCTGGCCAAGTTCAAGGTGGGCAACCGGGTGACGGGCGAAGTGACCGCGCTCGCGGACTTCGGCGCGTTCGTGCGCTTCGACGCGCTCGAGGGCCTGGTGCACATCAGCGAGATCGCCTGGCAGCGCATCGACCACCCGCGCGACGTGCTCAAGGTGGGAGCGCTCGTGGACGCCGAGATCATCGGCATCGAGGGAAGCAAGATCTTCCTGTCCATGAAGAAGCTGATCGAGGACCCCTGGAAGAACATCGGCGCCAAGTACAAGGTGGGCGACGCCGTCGAGGGCACCGTCCTCAAGGTGAACCCGTTCGGGTTCTTCGTGGAGCTGGATCCGGAAATCCACGGCCTCGCGCACGTGAGCGAGCTGTCCGAGACCCCGGTCGCCGACATCAACGCGCTCGGGAAGCCCGGCGACAAGATGACCTTCAAGATCGTCTCCATCGAGCCCGCCGAGCACCGCCTCGGCCTCTCCATCAAGGCCCTCACGGCAAAGCCCGAGGAGAAACCGACCGAATAATTTGATCCTTCAAGTTTTGGTTCTTCAAGTTCTCATCGCATGAAGCCCCTCGTCAAAAACCTGTTGCTCGCCGCCCTGGTCGTGACGGTGCTCGGTGCCGCGTTCTCCACCTACACCCTCGGCACGGACCGTGCCGAGGAGGTGGGGTTCGGGACGCTCGTCGAGCGCATCCAGGCCGGGGAGGTGAAATCCATCGACGTGACGGGCGACGACGTGACCGCCACGCTCAAGGATGACAAGAAGGTCGTTTCCCGCAAGGAGCCCGACGCCTCGTTCGCCGAGGCCGCGAGCCGCTACGGGGTCACCGCGGACGAGCTCAAGGCCGCGCACGTGAACGTGAAGAGCGAATCGGGGCGTTCCCTGCTCCTTTCCGCCTTCTTTTCCACCGTGCCGCCGCTCATCGTGATCCTGGTGGTGTTCTGGTTCATGGCGCGCCAGATGCAGGGCGCCAACACCCGCGCGATGACGTTCGGCGCCTCCGGCGCGCGCGAAGCGGCCCCGCAAGGCAAGAACCGCGTCACCTTCGCCGACGTGGCGGGAGCGCGCGAGGCCAAGGAGGAGCTGTCCGAGATCGTGGAGTTCCTCAAGAACCCGGGCAAGTTCGCGGCCCTCGGCGCCAAGCTCCCCAAGGGCGTGCTGCTCATGGGCCGCCCGGGCACGGGGAAGACCTTGCTCGCCCGCGCCGTTTCCGGCGAGGCCGACGTCCCGTTCTTCCACATTTCCGGCTCCGAGTTCGTGGAGATGTTCGTGGGCGTGGGCGCCTCCCGCGTGCGCGACCTGTTCGCGAAGGCCAAGAAGAGCGCGCCGTGCATCGTGTTCATCGACGAGATCGACGCCGTGGGCCGCCAGCGCGGCGCGGGCCTCGGCGGCTCCCATGACGAGCGCGAGCAGACGCTCAACCAGATCCTGGTGGAGATGGACGGGTTCGACCCCAACCTCGGCGTCATCGTGGTGGCCGCCACCAACCGCCCCGACGTGCTCGACCCGGCGCTCTTGCGCCCGGGCCGCTTCGACCGCCGCGTGACGCTCGACCTGCCGGACATCGCCGAGCGGGAAGCGATCCTCGCGGTACACGCCAAGAACAAGCCGCTCGCCTCCGACGTGGACCTGCGCCGCGTGGCGGAACGCACCGTCGGGTTCTCCGGCGCGGACCTCATGAACCTCTTGAACGAGGCGGCCATCCGCACGGCCCGCAACGACCGGGTCACGGTGACGCAGGAAGACGTGCTCGTGTCCATCGAAAAGGTGATCCTGGGACCCGAACGCAAGAGCCGCGTCCGCAACGACCAGGAAACGAAGGTCGTGGCCTACCACGAAGCCGGCCATGCGCTGGTCGCCCGGATGACGCCGGACTCGGATCCGGTCCATAAGGTCTCCATCATCGCGCGCGGGTCGGCAGGCGGCTACACCCTGAAGCTTCCCACCGAAGACCGCCACCTCACGCGCCGCGCGGAATTCATCGCCGACCTGGCCGTGGGCCTCGGAGGCTACGTCGCCGAAAAGGAAACGTTCGGCGACGTCACGACCGGCGCGTCGGACGACCTGAAGAAGGCGTCGCGCCTTGCCCGCGAGATCGTCACGCGCTACGGCATGAGCGAAACGCTCGGGCCGGTCGTGTACGGGGAGCCGGACGAGATGGTGTTCCTCGGCCGTTCCATCCACGAGAACCGCAACTACTCGGAGAAGACCGCCGAACACATCGACGCCGAAGTCTCAAAGCTCGTCCATGGCGCCATGGAGGCCGCGCGTGCTATACTCACCAAAGAAAAAGGGCGTCTCGACAAGATCGCGGACACCCTTCTCAAGAAAGAGACCATAGAGAAGGACGAGTTCGAAGCGCTGTTCGCCCAGAACGCGGCTTAACCAACCGACGACCCATAGTGGAGGACTATGGCTGCCAAGCCCACCCCGACGTATCGCCCCTTGCTGCGCGAGGCCCTTCGCCTCACGTGGGAGCGCAAGTCGCTGTGGGTTTTCGGTCTGTTCGCGAGCCTCCTTTCTACCGGCGGGATCGTGGACGTGGGCGCGCGTGGCCTGCGCCGGGTAGAGGACGGGAGCGACCTGTTGCTGAACGTCGTGAACGATACCTTCACCGGGGCCGACACCTTCGGCGCGTGGATCCGCCAGGTGGAGCTGCTCGAGCCCGGTCGCGTCACCCTCACGGTGACCGCCGCGTTCGTGCTGGTCCTCGCCGCGCTCGTGGCCGCGTTCCTCTCCCAGGCCGCGCTCATCCGGGGTCTCGCCTGCACGGACCCGCAGCCGTTCCATCACCACATGCGCGAGGGCCGGCCATTCTTCTGGCGCCTGGTGTGCCTCACCCTCGCCGGCAAAGCCGCCCAGGGGGTGCTCCTGCTCATGGCGTCCCTCCCGCTCGTCCTCGTCGTCGCGCGCGGCACATACGCGGACGGGCTCCTGTTCGTCGCCTGCTTCCTGATCGCCTTCCCGCTGTCCATCATCGCGAACCTCGTCACGGCGCTCGCGGTGATTGACGTCGTGCGCGACGACCGGAGCGCGGCACATGCCCTCTTGCACGCTGCGGGCCGCTTTGCCGGCCACTGGCTCGCCGCGCTTGAGCTGGGCGCCGTGGCGTACCTCGCGATCACCGGCCTTTGGGTGATAGGCGGGGCGGCCATCATCCTCGCCTCCTTGCCCTACGGCGCGCTCGTGGCGCTTGCCCTCTATCTGGGTTCGCCCGTCCTGTTCGGCCTCGTGACCGTGGCGTTCGGCATCGTCGTGGGCGCGATCGCCTTCGCGGCCATCGGGGCGGCCACCACGCTCCAATATGCCGTTTGGCTGCGATATTCCCTTCGCGCCGAAAACAGGCGATCCCCCCTGGTCGCGAAACTCGAGAGGCTCTGGCGGAAGTGGTAGCAAAGCCATAGAATGCAAGGCATTAGGCCGCAGGCGTGAAGGCCGCAGGAAGTCCCTGAAGCCTTGTCCGCCTGAGGCCTGAAGCCTTTTGTTGTTATGGAGACACAAAGCATCGAATCCCTGCTGAAGAAGACCGGGGCCGCCACGGCCGCCGGTGGCGTCGTAGAGGGGAAATTCGAGGAGAAGATGCATGAGATCCGCCTGCGGGAAAAGGAAGAGGAAACGCAGAAAACTGCGGCGGCGACCGGCATCCCCTATGTGAACCTGAAAGGGTTCCCCATCTCCCCGGAGGCGATCTCCCTGATCCCGCGCGAACAGGCCAGCGCCCTCAAGGCCATCTGCTTCCTGTATACGGGCGCCGACGTGCGCCTCGCGAGCGTCACCCCCGAGGACCCGGCCGTGAAGGAACTGCTCTATCAGCTTGAGGAACGCCTCGACGCCAAGGGCGGCCTCTATCTCATCTCCGAGGAGAGCTTCCGCATGGCCGACAAGCTCTACGACGCGCTCCCCAAGGTGCGCGCCATCGTGAAGGGGGTGAAAGTGACGGATGAGGAGCTGGCGCGGTTCCAGTCCGAGCTCAAGGGCTATGCCGACATCGCGCGCGTGCTCGGGAAGGCCTCGGTCACCGACGTGCTTACGATCGTGATGGCCGCGGCGTTCGCGTTCGGCACGAGCGACGTGCACATCGAGGCGGAGGAGAAGGGCGTGGCCGTGCGCCTGCGCATCGACGGCGAGCTGCAGGACGTGGCCACGCTCCCGCACGAGATGTGGAAGAAGCTCATCGCGCGCGTGAAGCTGGTGAGCGGGCTCAAGATCAACGTCACCGAACGGCCCCAGGACGGACGTTTCACCATCTTCCTCAAGGGGGGCGACACGGACGTGCGCGTATCGAGCATCCCCACCAATTGGGGGGAATCGGTCGTGATGCGCCTGCTGAAGCCCACCTCCATCGCGGTCGATTTCGCCGCGCTCGGGTTCCGCGCGCCGGTGGGCGCCAAGCTCGAGCGCGAGATCGGGAAGCCGCACGGCATGGTGATCACCACGGGCCCCACCGGAAGCGGCAAGACCACCACGCTCTACGCCATCCTGCGCAAGCTCAACACCGCGGACGTGAAGATCATCACGCTCGAGGACCCGATCGAATACAAGCTCGAGGGGATCAACCAGTCGCAGATCGACCAGTCGAAGAACTACACCTTCGCCTCGGGGCTGCGAAGCATCCTGCGCCAGGACCCCGACGTGGTGATGGTGGGCGAAATCCGCGACCTCGAGACGGCCGAGGTGGCGATCAATGCCGCGCTCACCGGCCACCTGATGCTCTCCACCCTGCACACCAACGACGCCTCCGGCGCGCTCCCCCGTTTCATCTCCATGGGCGTGAAGCCGTTCCTCATCGCCCCGGCGCTCAACGCCATCATCGGCCAACGCTTGGTGCGCAAGATCCACGAGGCGTGCAAGGAGCCGTTCACGCCTCCGAGCGAGCAGATCGAGACGGCCAAGAGGATCCTCGCGAACCTCCCGGCCGCTTCCGGAGAAACCGTCCCTCCACCGGAACAATGGAAATTCTTCCACGGCAAGGGGTGCGACGCGTGCAACGGCTCGGGCTTCAAAGGTCGCGTGGGCGCCTACGAAGTGCTCGTGATGGACGACACGATCCGCGAAGCGCTCACGGAGACGCTCTCGGAATACAAGGTGCGCGAGCTCGCCAAGACGCAAGGGATGGTGACGATGCCCCAAGACGGGATGCTGAAGGCGCTCGACGGGCTCACCACCATCGAAGAGGTGCTGCGCAACGTGGGCGAAGGATAGGGAACGAAAAACGACCGCGATCAGGCGGTCGTCTTTTCGACGGTGATTTCCCGCGGATCCGTCCCCGTCCCACGGATCGCCACGCGGACGACCGGCGTGCCGGGCGATACGGGCAGCGTCTCGGGCGGCCACTCGGCGGCCACCACCGCGTCGGCGCGGCCGAGCCAGTCCTCAAGGCCGAGCGCGTGCACCTCTTCGGGCTTCGCAAGGCGATAGAAATCGAGGTGGACGAGCTGCTTCACGGACGGATGGTCCGTCGGATAGATGTTCATGACGGTGAACGTTGGCGAACGGGCGGACGTTTTCGCGCCAAGCGCCTCGGCGAGCCCCTGGACGAACGTCGTCTTGCCGGCCCCGAGCGCGCCGTCGAGCA encodes the following:
- a CDS encoding ATP-dependent metallopeptidase FtsH/Yme1/Tma family protein, with amino-acid sequence MKPLVKNLLLAALVVTVLGAAFSTYTLGTDRAEEVGFGTLVERIQAGEVKSIDVTGDDVTATLKDDKKVVSRKEPDASFAEAASRYGVTADELKAAHVNVKSESGRSLLLSAFFSTVPPLIVILVVFWFMARQMQGANTRAMTFGASGAREAAPQGKNRVTFADVAGAREAKEELSEIVEFLKNPGKFAALGAKLPKGVLLMGRPGTGKTLLARAVSGEADVPFFHISGSEFVEMFVGVGASRVRDLFAKAKKSAPCIVFIDEIDAVGRQRGAGLGGSHDEREQTLNQILVEMDGFDPNLGVIVVAATNRPDVLDPALLRPGRFDRRVTLDLPDIAEREAILAVHAKNKPLASDVDLRRVAERTVGFSGADLMNLLNEAAIRTARNDRVTVTQEDVLVSIEKVILGPERKSRVRNDQETKVVAYHEAGHALVARMTPDSDPVHKVSIIARGSAGGYTLKLPTEDRHLTRRAEFIADLAVGLGGYVAEKETFGDVTTGASDDLKKASRLAREIVTRYGMSETLGPVVYGEPDEMVFLGRSIHENRNYSEKTAEHIDAEVSKLVHGAMEAARAILTKEKGRLDKIADTLLKKETIEKDEFEALFAQNAA
- a CDS encoding S1 RNA-binding domain-containing protein; translation: MSTMQNAASKSPELAKLLEEGPYLNIPATGDVVKGKIVTASRREVKVDLGGILTGVVRGRELFAESSDYANLAVGSEVEATVIDLENENGEIELSFRFAGQKKAWEELKRLFTTGEPVEGRILEANKGGLLVKVGHVTGFLPVSQLSPEHYPRVSGGDKNKILEKLKTYVGNGLDVKVIDVNEADEKLIVSEKAVWEEKQKNVLAKFKVGNRVTGEVTALADFGAFVRFDALEGLVHISEIAWQRIDHPRDVLKVGALVDAEIIGIEGSKIFLSMKKLIEDPWKNIGAKYKVGDAVEGTVLKVNPFGFFVELDPEIHGLAHVSELSETPVADINALGKPGDKMTFKIVSIEPAEHRLGLSIKALTAKPEEKPTE
- a CDS encoding type II/IV secretion system protein; its protein translation is METQSIESLLKKTGAATAAGGVVEGKFEEKMHEIRLREKEEETQKTAAATGIPYVNLKGFPISPEAISLIPREQASALKAICFLYTGADVRLASVTPEDPAVKELLYQLEERLDAKGGLYLISEESFRMADKLYDALPKVRAIVKGVKVTDEELARFQSELKGYADIARVLGKASVTDVLTIVMAAAFAFGTSDVHIEAEEKGVAVRLRIDGELQDVATLPHEMWKKLIARVKLVSGLKINVTERPQDGRFTIFLKGGDTDVRVSSIPTNWGESVVMRLLKPTSIAVDFAALGFRAPVGAKLEREIGKPHGMVITTGPTGSGKTTTLYAILRKLNTADVKIITLEDPIEYKLEGINQSQIDQSKNYTFASGLRSILRQDPDVVMVGEIRDLETAEVAINAALTGHLMLSTLHTNDASGALPRFISMGVKPFLIAPALNAIIGQRLVRKIHEACKEPFTPPSEQIETAKRILANLPAASGETVPPPEQWKFFHGKGCDACNGSGFKGRVGAYEVLVMDDTIREALTETLSEYKVRELAKTQGMVTMPQDGMLKALDGLTTIEEVLRNVGEG
- the tsaE gene encoding tRNA (adenosine(37)-N6)-threonylcarbamoyltransferase complex ATPase subunit type 1 TsaE, with the protein product MEKICRTADETKRVAKDLALTLTGGELVLLDGALGAGKTTFVQGLAEALGAKTSARSPTFTVMNIYPTDHPSVKQLVHLDFYRLAKPEEVHALGLEDWLGRADAVVAAEWPPETLPVSPGTPVVRVAIRGTGTDPREITVEKTTA